The following coding sequences are from one Musa acuminata AAA Group cultivar baxijiao chromosome BXJ2-4, Cavendish_Baxijiao_AAA, whole genome shotgun sequence window:
- the LOC103980971 gene encoding 3-ketoacyl-CoA synthase 4 has protein sequence MGSKTRLLSLLTPIQLLQAFFCFLLALTLALHAILSSTSTLLLDHNIRLVLSQHRIALFSLLWCTLVALLTYLSTRPRPVLLLDYACFRPDTDRKCSYETCEYFVRRSRRYNDVSEQFMSGIYHKSGLGDETYVPSFIFQNDYEAKLQSALEEAEEGMTAAVDALLAKTNVPASAIDLLIATCGMFAPCPSLTSLLVHHYRLPESTTTYNLSGMGCSSGVGAIDLAARILKSSRKIRYALVVITESISLNWYFGDNRSMLVTNCIFRVGTAAVLITNDPAKRDVAKMEFLHSLRTHHGADDASYRAAYQEEDDAGTVGVALKKDLIRVAGEGLRAHIRLLAPRALPWSQLIQYAYHVVSGWVRKGDQKQKVPDFTTAFEHMCVHTGGKAVIESVGRLMQLDDSVTEPARMCLHRFGNTSSSLVFYELAYFDAKGRIKSGDKIWMLAFGTGFKVCSLVWRALGDSVMEPDNPWKDCIHRYPMKTW, from the coding sequence ATGGGATCCAAAACCCGGCTTCTGTCCCTCCTCACCCCAATCCAACTCCTGCAGGCTTTCTTCTGTTTTCTTTTAGCTCTGACACTCGCCCTCCATGCCATACTCTCTTCCACCTCCACCCTTCTACTTGACCACAACATCAGACTCGTCCTCTCGCAACATAGGATTGCACTCTTCTCCCTTCTATGGTGCACCTTGGTCGCTCTCCTCACCTACCTCTCCACGCGGCCTCGACCGGTCCTCCTCCTCGACTATGCTTGTTTCCGCCCCGACACGGATCGCAAATGCAGTTACGAGACGTGCGAGTACTTCGTCCGCCGCAGCCGCCGCTACAACGACGTCAGCGAGCAGTTCATGAGCGGGATCTACCACAAGTCCGGCCTCGGCGACGAGACCTATGTGCCGTCCTTCATCTTCCAGAACGACTACGAAGCCAAGCTGCAGTCGGCGCTCGAGGAAGCCGAGGAGGGCATGACGGCCGCCGTCGACGCCCTTCTCGCGAAAACCAACGTCCCGGCCTCCGCTATCGACCTCCTCATCGCGACTTGTGGCATGTTCGCTCCGTGCCCCTCACTGACGTCCCTTCTCGTTCACCATTACCGCCTCCCGGAGTCGACCACGACCTACAACCTCAGCGGCATGGGGTGCAGCTCCGGCGTGGGGGCCATCGACCTCGCGGCAAGAATACTAAAAAGTTCACGTAAAATTCGCTATGCGCTCGTCGTGATCACCGAGAGCATAAGCCTCAACTGGTACTTCGGAGATAACCGCTCCATGCTGGTGACCAACTGCATCTTCCGCGTCGGCACCGCCGCGGTCCTCATCACCAACGACCCAGCCAAGCGTGATGTCGCCAAGATGGAGTTCCTCCACTCCCTCCGCACGCACCACGGCGCGGACGACGCCTCCTACCGTGCCGCCTACCAAGAGGAGGACGATGCCGGCACCGTGGGCGTCGCGCTAAAGAAGGATCTTATCCGTGTTGCCGGCGAGGGTCTGCGCGCCCACATACGGCTCCTGGCGCCCAGGGCACTGCCGTGGTCCCAGCTGATACAATATGCCTATCACGTGGTGAGTGGGTGGGTGAGGAAAGGCGACCAGAAGCAGAAGGTGCCGGATTTCACGACGGCGTTCGAGCACATGTGCGTGCACACGGGAGGGAAGGCGGTGATCGAGTCGGTGGGCCGGCTGATGCAGCTCGACGACAGCGTGACGGAGCCGGCGCGGATGTGCCTGCACCGCTTCGGGAACACGTCGAGCAGCCTGGTGTTCTACGAGTTGGCCTACTTTGATGCCAAGGGACGTATAAAGAGCGGGGACAAAATATGGATGCTGGCATTCGGGACGGGGTTCAAAGTCTGCAGCCTGGTGTGGAGGGCGCTCGGGGACTCTGTGATGGAGCCAGACAACCCATGGAAGGATTGCATCCACAGGTACCCCATGAAGACGTGGTAA